The Sphingobacteriales bacterium genome includes the window TCAATACATCAAAATCAGGTGTCTGGAAAAATGACATGAAAAAGCGGGATGTCAAAATTGCTGAAAGTATTGCTGGAAAATGGGCAGAACAATTTGGCTATGAACGTAAATACAGAAATATCAATGTTTTTTACTACCTGATGTCAATACCAGCCATGCTCTATGTCAGGCTTGCCTACGGGGTTTATATGATACTTTCAAAATTGCCTCATGTGATTCAGAGAAGGCTTATACATAAAGGGCCGGTAGTCGCCAGAATGATTACCAGAATGGCAGGAAAGACAATAAAATAACAGTCATGCAGGCGACACAGTTTTTTTTCATTGTAGGGAGACCGCGATCAGGCACCACCCTGCTGCTGACCATACTGGATGCCAACCCGCATGTCCTCATTCCAGTAGAATGGCCGGTAATTTCAAAACTTTTGCCCAAATACCGGCACATCAGTTACTTCAGCAAAGAAATCCTCAGCGAATTTATTAACGATATTGAAAATTGCCGCTTTCACGACCATTATGGCTATAAAGACATGAATTTCAGGCACGAAGTTATCCGTGAAAAAATCCTTGCCTGCCCGCCTGATATTACATTCAAACACCTGATAAGCATTGTTTATTCCCATTACCAAAGCCTCTTTGAAAAAAAAGAAATATTGGCGCTCGGAGATAAAAATCCGGTAGCATCGCGACAAATAAAGGATTTACTCCTGACTTTCCCGGAAGCGAAATTTATCCATATCAGCCGCGATTACCGTGACCATACGGTTTCTATGATAAACGCAGGTTTTGGCCAGAAAAACATTCCGCTGATAGTGTATCGCTGGAATAAATATCAACAGATATTGCTGAAAGCATACAGAAAACATCCAGGACGTTTTTTCAGGCTAAAATATGAAGACATGGTGGATAATCCTGAAAAGTGGATCCGACAGATATGTGAGTTTATCAATATCCCTTATTATCCTCAAATGCTTGATTTTCATAAAAATAAACTCGATTCACTCTATCCAAAAGACCTTTCAAAAAAATACCAGTTAAGTCTGGCTCAGGCCATTAACAAAGGCAGAACGGGTATCTGGCAGGGAAAATTCAGCAATCAGGAACTGAAGATCATTGACTTTCTGGCAGGAAAAATGGCGG containing:
- a CDS encoding sulfotransferase; translation: MQATQFFFIVGRPRSGTTLLLTILDANPHVLIPVEWPVISKLLPKYRHISYFSKEILSEFINDIENCRFHDHYGYKDMNFRHEVIREKILACPPDITFKHLISIVYSHYQSLFEKKEILALGDKNPVASRQIKDLLLTFPEAKFIHISRDYRDHTVSMINAGFGQKNIPLIVYRWNKYQQILLKAYRKHPGRFFRLKYEDMVDNPEKWIRQICEFINIPYYPQMLDFHKNKLDSLYPKDLSKKYQLSLAQAINKGRTGIWQGKFSNQELKIIDFLAGKMADEYGYSRNFKGISLKGLYFKIRFGLRGFLKMSRMEK